The stretch of DNA GCGAGTGGTATTCCGCGAGGCATTACAACGTGATGGAGTGGAAGTAGTAGCAATTAACGACTTAACTGATGCAGCGATGTTAGCTCATTTACTGAAATACGATTCAATTCACGGTGTTTTTGATGCTGATGTTTCTTCTGAAGGTGAATACTTAATCGTCAATGGTAAACAAGTACGTGTGTATGCAGAAAAAGACCCATCGGTATTGCCTTGGAAAGACCTTGAAATCGATATCGTAATCGAATCAACAGGAATCTTCCGTGATGAAAAAACTGCAGGCAAACATATCGAAGCGGGTGCGAAAAAAGTTATCGTTTCTTCTCCTGGTAAAGGAAGTATGCCGACATTCGTTATGGGAGTTAACCACGAGTCATATAACGCGGATTCGGATAATGTCGTATCAAATGCTTCATGTACTACAAACAGTTTGGCACCAGTGGCAAAAGTACTTCATGAAAGCTTTGGTATCAAACGTGGGATGATGACAACAATTCATTCTTATACAAATGATCAACGTATTTTAGATTTACCACATGAAGACTACCGTCGCGCACGTGCAGCTGCTGAATCAATGATTCCAACTTCAACAGGTGCTGCAGCTGCAGTATCACTAGTTCTTCCTGAATTAAAAGGCAAATTAGATGGTATGGCTGTTCGCGTACCTACACCAAACGTATCACTTGTTGATTTAGTAGTTGAGCTTGAAAAAGATGTAACGACTGAAGAAGTAAACTCAGCACTTAAAACTGCTTCTGATAATGAACTTAAGGGTTACCTAGAATATAACGAGTTACCATTAGTATCTCGTGACTATAACGGTAACGCTGCTTCATCAACTGTTGATGGATTGTCTACAATGGTTCTTGAGAAAAACATGGTAAAAGTATTGTCTTGGTATGATAACGAAACAGGCTACTCTACTCGTTGTATCGACCTTGCATTACACATGGCTAGCAAAGGTTTATAAGGCGTTTAAGTTCTTGAGCTATAGTAGCGAATATTGTCATTAACCTCTATAATAAAGTAGGGTAAAAGGAACGGAGGTACCCTCCGTTCCTTATTTTTTTAATTTTTGGAGGAGGAGATTCTTCATGAAACAAAAACAGACAATGCAACAGCTCGAATTAGCAGGAAAACGCGTATTTTGCCGGGTGGATTTCAACGTCCCGATGGAAGATGGCAAAATTACTGATGATACACGCATACGTGCAGCACTTCCAACGATTCAACAATTGATGGAAAAGGGTGCGAAAGTAATTTTGGCGAGCCATATGGGCCGTCCAAAAGGAGAAGTCACTGAAGAGTTACGCTTGACTGAAGTCGGTAAACATTTAAGTGAGCTATTACATAAACCTGTTCAAAAACTGGACGAGTCAGTCGGCGCGTCGGTTGAAGAAGCAATTGCCGGAATGGAAGACGAAGACATTGTATTGCTTGAAAATGTCCGTTTCCATAAGGGTGAAGAAAAAAATGATCAACAATTGGCTGAGCAATTCGCGAAGCTTGCAGATGTGTTTGTAAACGATGCTTTTGGAGCTGCGCACCGCGCTCATGCTTCAACAGAAGGTATTGCTAAGCACCTTCCAGCAGTTTCTGGTTTGTTGATGGAAAAAGAATTGGATGTACTAGGTAAAGCATTATCGGAACCCGACCGACCATTTACAGCGATTATTGGTGGGGCAAAAGTAAAAGATAAAATCGGTGTAATTGATCATTTATTGGATAAAGTGGACAACCTTATTATCGGTGGAGGCTTATCTTATACATTTTCTAAAGCACAAGGCAATGATATTGGGAAATCTTTGCTTGAAGAAGACAAAATTGATTTAGCCAAATCATTTATCGATAAAGCGAAAGAAAAAGGCGTGAATTTATTCTTGCCGATAGACGTTGTCGTTGCAAATGAATTTTCAAAAGATGCCGAAACAAAAGTTGTCGCAATCGATTCGATTCCTTCTGATTGGATGGGTCTTGATATCGGACCAAAAACAACGGCTCAATATGCGGATGTTATTGCCAATTCGAAACTGATTATTTGGAATGGACCAATGGGCGTATTTGAAATGGCACCATTTGCGGAAGGCACGAAAGGTGTTGCAAATGCTATGGCCGAAACACAGGGTTATACAGTAATCGGTGGCGGCGATTCAGCCGCAGCTGTTGAAAAATTCGATGTTGCAGAAAAAATGGATCACATTTCGACTGGTGGCGGAGCTTCATTAGAGTTCATGGAAGGTAAAGACTTACCTGGAGTCATAGCTCTGAACGATCAAAACTAAGGAGGA from Paenisporosarcina sp. FSL H8-0542 encodes:
- a CDS encoding phosphoglycerate kinase, which codes for MKQKQTMQQLELAGKRVFCRVDFNVPMEDGKITDDTRIRAALPTIQQLMEKGAKVILASHMGRPKGEVTEELRLTEVGKHLSELLHKPVQKLDESVGASVEEAIAGMEDEDIVLLENVRFHKGEEKNDQQLAEQFAKLADVFVNDAFGAAHRAHASTEGIAKHLPAVSGLLMEKELDVLGKALSEPDRPFTAIIGGAKVKDKIGVIDHLLDKVDNLIIGGGLSYTFSKAQGNDIGKSLLEEDKIDLAKSFIDKAKEKGVNLFLPIDVVVANEFSKDAETKVVAIDSIPSDWMGLDIGPKTTAQYADVIANSKLIIWNGPMGVFEMAPFAEGTKGVANAMAETQGYTVIGGGDSAAAVEKFDVAEKMDHISTGGGASLEFMEGKDLPGVIALNDQN
- the gap gene encoding type I glyceraldehyde-3-phosphate dehydrogenase, with translation MTLKLAINGFGRIGRVVFREALQRDGVEVVAINDLTDAAMLAHLLKYDSIHGVFDADVSSEGEYLIVNGKQVRVYAEKDPSVLPWKDLEIDIVIESTGIFRDEKTAGKHIEAGAKKVIVSSPGKGSMPTFVMGVNHESYNADSDNVVSNASCTTNSLAPVAKVLHESFGIKRGMMTTIHSYTNDQRILDLPHEDYRRARAAAESMIPTSTGAAAAVSLVLPELKGKLDGMAVRVPTPNVSLVDLVVELEKDVTTEEVNSALKTASDNELKGYLEYNELPLVSRDYNGNAASSTVDGLSTMVLEKNMVKVLSWYDNETGYSTRCIDLALHMASKGL